From Phragmites australis chromosome 5, lpPhrAust1.1, whole genome shotgun sequence, a single genomic window includes:
- the LOC133918760 gene encoding uncharacterized protein LOC133918760 isoform X1, whose product MDAVELPLPAKVDFGKILTPAAAVEGVDGGVVGGGGGGGGGEVLMRCADADRRHGGDVKQLNQNAESYPSYKSKRTSLEVSMHKSLGLGFKSENNGKRDYLGNDTVLSLHKQDSKIMTKKTIKLLDGPSCSKRPKLEPVQTTRDAEDKGHDFMSQKNVPELMQCTPSEKSRLLKQKRISDAKRIDKKNVRSGVRSKYDCFSSKAGLANFDSGFLGNNVLGAHGLKSDICDITNHIENLSLSELLSGTYKYSSLGREKGKKVLRTKDELLVSVRKAFSMLSGMDGYCGKDANFMLSPKLPSASISSCEVKEQSGDKPSSLIKDSSQINICDTALCCPKDMLRRLTLPQGQDLDSLLSPVSESSAAVKPHMPSMTVHGASLPPYPWSHSQTGGYRPSVDCGKHGSSRSNSQWQWVRVGSNLTPLDYEDKSVHKIDDLLQEMDAAKLSIMDSCDVPYNLCGTESTSGSLVQNIHSRKNASEHGSQQLQPLDHGDSSDGFQKHDSEHSLLKTSQASPILHAAETLCDMRRSTESWSAQGYSNGAIKWPKSPSEKVMKARKPSSPFGTAESSSGSHNSDATRNGNNHSTKKIVDRKNDSARLNNPGKGPIRWPVPIEDTTYPVRPERGSMLDMRQPHGNGGRHPVQVSSQARLEKEYENQQKMRKATLASSLGSAGDWNRERNRRM is encoded by the exons ATGGATGCGGTGGAGCTGCCGCTGCCAGCGAAGGTGGATTTCGGGAAGATTTtgacgccggcagcggcggtggaggGGGTGGACGGGGGCGTCgtcggaggtggcggcggaggcgggggtgGGGAGGTTCTGATGCGCTGCGCGGACGCGGATCGACGGCACGGTGGTG ATGTGAAGCAGCTCAACCAGAATGCAGAAAGCTATCCATCTTATAAAAGTAAAAGGACTTCTTTGGAGGTCTCTATGCACAAATCTCTTGGTCTTGGCTTCAAGTCTGAAAATAATGGCAAACGGGATTATCTTGGAAATGATACTGTTCTATCCTTGCATAAGCAAGATAGCAAGATAATGACCAAAAAAACCATAAAGTTGTTGGACGGTCCATCTTGTTCAAAAAGGCCAAAACTTGAGCCAGTACAAACTACTAGAGATGCTGAAGATAAGGGACATGACTTCATGTCACAGAAGAATGTGCCTGAATTGATGCAGTGCACACCATCTG AAAAATCTCGGTTGCTCAAGCAGAAGCGCATTTCTGATGCAAAGAGAATTGATAAGAAGAATGTTAGGTCTGGTGTCAGATCTAAATATGATTGTTTCTCATCAAAGGCTGGTTTAGCAAATTTTGATTCTGGTTTCTTGGGAAACAACGTGCTTG GGGCACATGGCCTTAAATCTGATATCTGTGACATCACAAATCACATTGAAAACCTCTCATTGAGCGAACTTCTCAGTGGCACTTATAAGTATTCCAGTTtaggaagagaaaaaggaaagaaggtATTGCGCACGAAAGATGAACTCCTAGTCTCTGTCAGAAAAGCCTTTTCCATGCTTTCTGGTATGGACGGTTACTGTGGAAAGGATGCTAATTTCATGCTGAGCCCTAAGCTTCCTTCAGCAAGCATATCTAGCTGTGAAGTCAAGGAGCAATCTGGTGACAAGCCATCCTCCTTGATTAAG GACTCTTCACAAATCAACATCTGCGATACTGCACTTTGTTGTCCAAAAGATATGCTGAGGCGTTTAACACTTCCACAAGGACAAGATCTGGACTCTCTCTTATCACCTGTAAGTGAGAGCTCAGCTGCAGTTAAGCCTCATATGCCTTCCATGACAGTTCATGGAGCTAGTTTGCCGCCATATCCTTGGTCACACTCACAGACTGGGGGTTACCGACCAAGTGTTGACTGTGGTAAACATGGGTCAAGTAGAAGTAACTCCCAGTGGCAATGGGTGAGAGTTGGATCCAATCTCACTCCTCTAGATTATGAAGATAAGTCTGTCCATAAAATTGATGATCTTCTACAAGAGATGGATGCAGCAAAATTATCTATCATGGATTCGTGTGACGTACCGTATAATTTATGTGGCACAGAATCAACTTCCGGATCACTTGTACAAAATATTCACTCAAGAAAAAATGCAAGCGAGCATGGTTCTCAGCAACTGCAACCCCTGGACCATGGTGACTCTTCAGATGGTTTCCAGAAGCATGACAGTGAGCATTCTCTTTTGAAAACATCTCAAG CATCACCTATACTGCATGCTGCTGAAACCTTATGTGATATGAGAAGAAGCACTGAATCATGGAGTGCACAAGGCTACAGCAATGGGGCAATTAAGTGGCCAAAATCACCATCTGAAAAGGTGATGAAGGCCCGCAAGCCCTCATCCCCATTTGGTACAGCCGAGAGCTCTTCAGGTTCTCATAATAGTGATGCAACTCGGAATGGAAACAATCACTCTACTAAGAAAATAGTTGACAGGAAGAATGATTCTGCGCGCTTGAATAACCCTGGTAAGGGGCCTATAAGGTGGCCTGTTCCTATTGAAGACACTACATATCCTGTCAGGCCCGAGAGGGGATCAATGCTTGATATGAGGCAACCCCATGGCAATGGGGGAAGGCATCCGGTCCAGGTGTCATCACAGGCACGGCTTGAAAAGGAGTATGAGAACCAACAGAAGATGAGGAAAGCAACGTTGGCCTCTTCTCTAGGATCTGCAGGAGATTGGAATAGGGAGAGGAACAGGAGAATGTGA
- the LOC133918760 gene encoding uncharacterized protein LOC133918760 isoform X2, translating into MDAVELPLPAKVDFGKILTPAAAVEGVDGGVVGGGGGGGGGEVLMRCADADRRHGGDVKQLNQNAESYPSYKSKRTSLEVSMHKSLGLGFKSENNGKRDYLGNDTVLSLHKQDSKIMTKKTIKLLDGPSCSKRPKLEPVQTTRDAEDKGHDFMSQKNVPELMQCTPSGAHGLKSDICDITNHIENLSLSELLSGTYKYSSLGREKGKKVLRTKDELLVSVRKAFSMLSGMDGYCGKDANFMLSPKLPSASISSCEVKEQSGDKPSSLIKDSSQINICDTALCCPKDMLRRLTLPQGQDLDSLLSPVSESSAAVKPHMPSMTVHGASLPPYPWSHSQTGGYRPSVDCGKHGSSRSNSQWQWVRVGSNLTPLDYEDKSVHKIDDLLQEMDAAKLSIMDSCDVPYNLCGTESTSGSLVQNIHSRKNASEHGSQQLQPLDHGDSSDGFQKHDSEHSLLKTSQASPILHAAETLCDMRRSTESWSAQGYSNGAIKWPKSPSEKVMKARKPSSPFGTAESSSGSHNSDATRNGNNHSTKKIVDRKNDSARLNNPGKGPIRWPVPIEDTTYPVRPERGSMLDMRQPHGNGGRHPVQVSSQARLEKEYENQQKMRKATLASSLGSAGDWNRERNRRM; encoded by the exons ATGGATGCGGTGGAGCTGCCGCTGCCAGCGAAGGTGGATTTCGGGAAGATTTtgacgccggcagcggcggtggaggGGGTGGACGGGGGCGTCgtcggaggtggcggcggaggcgggggtgGGGAGGTTCTGATGCGCTGCGCGGACGCGGATCGACGGCACGGTGGTG ATGTGAAGCAGCTCAACCAGAATGCAGAAAGCTATCCATCTTATAAAAGTAAAAGGACTTCTTTGGAGGTCTCTATGCACAAATCTCTTGGTCTTGGCTTCAAGTCTGAAAATAATGGCAAACGGGATTATCTTGGAAATGATACTGTTCTATCCTTGCATAAGCAAGATAGCAAGATAATGACCAAAAAAACCATAAAGTTGTTGGACGGTCCATCTTGTTCAAAAAGGCCAAAACTTGAGCCAGTACAAACTACTAGAGATGCTGAAGATAAGGGACATGACTTCATGTCACAGAAGAATGTGCCTGAATTGATGCAGTGCACACCATCTG GGGCACATGGCCTTAAATCTGATATCTGTGACATCACAAATCACATTGAAAACCTCTCATTGAGCGAACTTCTCAGTGGCACTTATAAGTATTCCAGTTtaggaagagaaaaaggaaagaaggtATTGCGCACGAAAGATGAACTCCTAGTCTCTGTCAGAAAAGCCTTTTCCATGCTTTCTGGTATGGACGGTTACTGTGGAAAGGATGCTAATTTCATGCTGAGCCCTAAGCTTCCTTCAGCAAGCATATCTAGCTGTGAAGTCAAGGAGCAATCTGGTGACAAGCCATCCTCCTTGATTAAG GACTCTTCACAAATCAACATCTGCGATACTGCACTTTGTTGTCCAAAAGATATGCTGAGGCGTTTAACACTTCCACAAGGACAAGATCTGGACTCTCTCTTATCACCTGTAAGTGAGAGCTCAGCTGCAGTTAAGCCTCATATGCCTTCCATGACAGTTCATGGAGCTAGTTTGCCGCCATATCCTTGGTCACACTCACAGACTGGGGGTTACCGACCAAGTGTTGACTGTGGTAAACATGGGTCAAGTAGAAGTAACTCCCAGTGGCAATGGGTGAGAGTTGGATCCAATCTCACTCCTCTAGATTATGAAGATAAGTCTGTCCATAAAATTGATGATCTTCTACAAGAGATGGATGCAGCAAAATTATCTATCATGGATTCGTGTGACGTACCGTATAATTTATGTGGCACAGAATCAACTTCCGGATCACTTGTACAAAATATTCACTCAAGAAAAAATGCAAGCGAGCATGGTTCTCAGCAACTGCAACCCCTGGACCATGGTGACTCTTCAGATGGTTTCCAGAAGCATGACAGTGAGCATTCTCTTTTGAAAACATCTCAAG CATCACCTATACTGCATGCTGCTGAAACCTTATGTGATATGAGAAGAAGCACTGAATCATGGAGTGCACAAGGCTACAGCAATGGGGCAATTAAGTGGCCAAAATCACCATCTGAAAAGGTGATGAAGGCCCGCAAGCCCTCATCCCCATTTGGTACAGCCGAGAGCTCTTCAGGTTCTCATAATAGTGATGCAACTCGGAATGGAAACAATCACTCTACTAAGAAAATAGTTGACAGGAAGAATGATTCTGCGCGCTTGAATAACCCTGGTAAGGGGCCTATAAGGTGGCCTGTTCCTATTGAAGACACTACATATCCTGTCAGGCCCGAGAGGGGATCAATGCTTGATATGAGGCAACCCCATGGCAATGGGGGAAGGCATCCGGTCCAGGTGTCATCACAGGCACGGCTTGAAAAGGAGTATGAGAACCAACAGAAGATGAGGAAAGCAACGTTGGCCTCTTCTCTAGGATCTGCAGGAGATTGGAATAGGGAGAGGAACAGGAGAATGTGA